Within Anopheles ziemanni chromosome 2, idAnoZiCoDA_A2_x.2, whole genome shotgun sequence, the genomic segment GAATATCTTCGCCTGCATGTCCGAAGGGAGATTGGCGTAGATTGGCAGTATAAGCAGCTCTTTTAGCTTCGAACCAAGGCGTTTAACCCGCTCTTGCAACATTTCCTGACAAGCTTCAATTTCTTCTTGGCCTAGGAACAGTTGAAAATTggattaaattattattattgtttaaatgttaccaaaaGACTATTCGTACCTGTTAAAAATACCAATATATCACCCAACGGTTGAGTAGCATGGATTTGCAGCACGGAAACGACACAAGCGTCAATGTAATCCGCTTCGGGCGCCTTTGTGTAAAATATATCAACCTGTGGAAGAATATAGAATGTAAATTAATATAAACGGCAATAATAGTACTTAACGCAAGCAACTTTACCGGATAACGACGTCCTGGTATTCGATAAACGGGTGCTTTATCGAAAAAGTCGGAAAACTTCTCCGCGTCCAGCGTTGCACTAGAAATGAGCAGCTTCAAATCCAACCGGAACCGAGCGATATCCTTCACCAAGCCGAAAAGAATATCCGTGTGGAGAGTACGTTCGTGAGCTTCGTCAATAATCATGACACTGTAGGACCCAAGATCCGGCTCCGAAAGGAATTCCCGATGGAGCGTACCGTCGGTCATGTATTTGATCACCGTCCGTTCGGAGGTGCAATCTTCAAATCGGATGCTGTAACCAACCTCATTGCCGAGTTTTACTCCCATCTCTTCAGCGACACGTGCCGCGACCGACATGGCGGCAACTCGCCGGGGCTGCGTGCAACCAATCTTTTTGCCATCGTTAGTGAAGCCCGCCTCATAGAGATACTGGGGAATTTGGGTCGTTTTACCGGACCCCGTCTCACCCTCGATGATCAGAATCTGGTGATCGTTAATGGCTGCAATAAGATCTTCCTTAAACGGGTAGATGGGGAGTGATTTTTTTGTCTCCTCGATATTCATCTTCTTTTTCTGAGCCTCCGTAACCTCCCGTTTGCGCTCCTTGTCTTTCGTGCCGGCCGTTTGCATCGCTTGTACGAAATCGATCTGCTCGTCCAGCAGCAACTCATACTCCTCCTGCTGGGCTGCCCTTTCCTTTGCATCCTTCGAGCCAAACTTGTACACTGCCGAGGCCAACTGTTCCGCTTCCCACTTCTTCTGCTCCGAATGTGGCATACGCTCACGCTCATCCACCTCGACGTACTCCTGCGTTTCGCCCTTCTTGATGTCCTTTGGCATGTGGTAGCGCTGGATGCGCTCCAGCTCCCGAGCCTTCTCATGTTCCTTGGCAATTTGCAACAAGCTTTTCTTGTACTCCCGGTCTTGCCGCTCACGCTCGGTAATTTCCGTTTCCGCAAATAGATACTCATCGTCGAGAATATCCGCCTCGAGTTCGGCAACCTTGTCCTCTTTACGTTTTTCCAGGTACTGGCGACGGGACTGGATTCGTAACTTTGGGAGCAGCTTTTCTCTGTCCTCTGTTTCCAGCTTCAACCGTTTGGCCGCTTCCTCGTAGGCCCTCTTGCCCGTGGTCGATTCGACCACTTTTCGCGTTCGGTCCTCATCACGCTTTTTCAATCGTTGAGCAAACTCGTCCCGTTCCTTCAGATCCGCTCGGCGGCGTTCCTCTTCACTATCGACGGAACTATCGTCCGAAGAGGACGGTTCGCGGCGAGTAGATCGTTTACTCAttgtttttctgttattttattctgTGGAAAACTAGAAACCACTTCTTTCGATGGCTTTGTTTACTAACATTCAACTGTTTGGCAAGCGGCATTTCTAAACGTCAAACGCCTAAGTGCCTAATGAGCGTTGTTCGATAGGTTCGTAAATACaaatacagttggtccccgcagtacccGGGCGACGCTCCGTGAATTTTCTCACTATAGCGTTCATCATGAACACAATCGGTCCCCTAGACGTCGTCTTGACGTGATGTATTCGCGCTGAGTTGACCATAGTTCACTCGCTGGACATAAAATGAATATACAAATATTCATCTTTTAAATGGCATAAAGTAGGGTGTGTGCGCTCGCACACTTCTCTGTGTTCTTCTCCTTCGGTGTTGACTCCGCCTCCCGGAGGTGGCCGCCGAACCTCCTCATGTGGTCTGCTCGGCTGGTAGTTCGGTGTTTTGGCGGTCGTTGCTTTTGGAAGCCTGAGGGAGAAAAGTGTAtatatttatctttatttataAAGTTTTATACTTACCGTTTGGTTTCACCAGTCCGAAACCTTTGGTGTGTTGGGGTATTAATGTACCCGTGATGCACCAAGTCCGTTGCTACGCTACCCGTTCGTgctgagttttgttttatatcggATGGACTCTAATCGCTACGCTGCATacgtggtgctatttttagaaGCGTATTTGGAAGTAGGGTCACAAACCGCAGCCAGCTGATTCTTGTTTTTATCCGGCACTTTCGGTGCGAACAAACACATTCAGCTAAAGCGATGCATACAAACTCAATCGCACTCGCTCAGCGATTAGCTTTCTGTTCTTATTGTTTAGCTACATCTTAGCGAGACGTTCTTGCATTATCTTATTGTTATACAACGATGTTTTCTTGGATAAAGTTGTTTCTCTTGAGAATatctttcgtttgaaatgtcGTTTGTAGAAATCCGTCTAACAATTGAAAAGTTCCAGATTgctaaataattcaattttgtcaacattttttgtctttgcccaatttttacaaacgacatttcaaataaaagatATACTCAAGAGAAACAACTTTGTCAAAGAAAACATCTTTCAATCATTTGTAGTTTTGCAGAAACCGCACGACAAAGTTCCGATTTATTGCCTTTCATGGTCAGCTGCTCCTGTTCCATTGTACTGTTCGCTACGCGGCAAGGCGTagacgaaacataaacaaacagcaTGTGCAAATGATGTGCGATGGTGTTGGACAAGCTTTGCTCTTCTTGGTCGTCCGGATCCGGGCGTAACAGTAGTGGGCACGCTTTGCCCTACGCCGTCGTCCGGATCCGACCGTAATGGTATTGATGCTTTGCTGTGTACCCGGACGTCCGGATCGGCACGTGTATCCATACAATCAAACCCCTTGCTATGCGATGAGCgctagacacacacacacatttacaCACGTATTTAAAAGTTTGCATTCATTACGTTTGACGAACATTCATCTGCCGGTGCGTTCATCATTCTTACCCCGCACCCGCCTGTGAGAGGACCTTctgctttcctttcccccaTCTGTCTACATTTTAGTGAACTTCTCACGCGGCGAGTCGACCggccgtttttttcatatggagttgAGAAGAGAAAATGAACTTCTCAGAGCCGGAGTGTCGCTTgggtacgcgaatgtttgggaccggaCGCAAtcgcgtatatcgaattttcgcgtattgcggatttccaCTGCCTTTTCGTTTAtacctcatattgaagagttaacactgagagggaaccgcttatttaacatatcttttatcgAAATCACTAAaaagtgttccatttcttacattgcataattatgtctttgttaaaaagtgcatattaaaaacttcattctaccaaaacaaagtaaaattgactagtCTGAACTCAAGCAAcgctatgagctgtcagttgtaaaaaatcgcgtattgcgaattcgcgtatatcgagtatcgcgtactgcggggaccaactgtacaaTCGAAATTGGAAAATTACGAAACCATTTCGTCACACTTTTCCATCAACTTCCTCGTAATGCATAGAAAGAAATAgatgttttaaattgttgtaaagcttttgatttatttccattaaCATACAATTTATTCCTCAAAGTCGAAATACAACGAGGAGAAAACGAAGCAACCGTTTTCGACTAACACCACCTCGCTATGCTAATTCAGGTTAATCCCAGCAATCTCGGGATCTTGTTCAAAAGAATAACATGCAATAAACCGtttctgctgatgctgctcgaCCGTCCAAATCAATGCTGCGACCACTTGATGCTTTTCAGATCCACACCTTCCTGCACCATTTCCCACAGCGGAGACATTTCCCGTAGACGGGTTACATGTTTGATGCACTTGTCTGCTGTGTAATCCACCTCCTCAATCGTTGTGAATCGACCAATCCCGAACCGGATGGAGCTGTGTGCAAGATCCTCGTCCGTTCCTATCGCGCGCAAAACGTATGACGGTTCCAACGAAGCCGATGTGCATGCTGATCCACTGGAAAGGGCCACATCCTTGAGAGCCATCAGGAGCGATTCGCCCTCGACGTAAGCAAACGAGAGATTGATGCATCCGGGATACGACTGAACCGGATCGCCATTCCTTATGACTTGTGGTAGCTCTGCATAGATTTTGTCCATGAGCCGTTGCGATAGAAATGTTACCCACTTGTGATCGTACTCCATCTCTCGGCTTGCAATTTCACAGGCTGCCCCTAGGCCCACGGCGAGAGGAGTTGGGACGGTACCGCTACGAATGCCTCGCTCCTGGCCACCGCCGCTCTGAATCGCTTCGACACGGACACGTGGTCGCCGACGTACATACAGCGCCCCTACTCCCTTCGGACCGTAGATCTTGTGGCCGGAGATGGACATCAAATCGATATTCATTTTGTTCACATCAATCGGAATCTTTCCCAACGCTTGTGCGGCATCCGTATGAAAGAACACCTTCTTCGCCTTGCAGAGCCGTCCAATTTCCGAAACGGGTTGCTTTACACCAATTTCATTGTTAACCGACATCACAGAGACGAGCGAAGTTTCGGGTGTAATCGCTTTTTCCAGCTGCTCCATGCTGATCAAACCGTTCGATTCAACCGGAAGGTAGGTCACGTGGAACCCTTCGCCCTCAAGTGCTCGGCATGAATCCAGGACACATTTGTGTTCGGTCTGGGTGGTGATGACATGCTTTTTCTTCGCTCCATAGAACCTCGCAACGCCCTTCACGGAGATGTTGTTCGATTCAGTCGCACCAGAtgtgaaaacaatttctttcgGATCGGCACCGATTAGCGACGCAACCTGCGAACGGGCCTTCTCAACTGCATCTTCCGATTCCCAACCGTAAGCGTGAGTTCTCGAATGGGGATTTCCATAGTATGCGGTCATGTATGGCATCATAGCATCGAGAACCCGGGGATCCTAAGGGagcgaaaaaaatagaaaatcattaTTTGTTTCTGAGTTAAATTGTACGTGAGC encodes:
- the LOC131281637 gene encoding pre-mRNA-splicing factor ATP-dependent RNA helicase DHX16, which translates into the protein MSKRSTRREPSSSDDSSVDSEEERRRADLKERDEFAQRLKKRDEDRTRKVVESTTGKRAYEEAAKRLKLETEDREKLLPKLRIQSRRQYLEKRKEDKVAELEADILDDEYLFAETEITERERQDREYKKSLLQIAKEHEKARELERIQRYHMPKDIKKGETQEYVEVDERERMPHSEQKKWEAEQLASAVYKFGSKDAKERAAQQEEYELLLDEQIDFVQAMQTAGTKDKERKREVTEAQKKKMNIEETKKSLPIYPFKEDLIAAINDHQILIIEGETGSGKTTQIPQYLYEAGFTNDGKKIGCTQPRRVAAMSVAARVAEEMGVKLGNEVGYSIRFEDCTSERTVIKYMTDGTLHREFLSEPDLGSYSVMIIDEAHERTLHTDILFGLVKDIARFRLDLKLLISSATLDAEKFSDFFDKAPVYRIPGRRYPVDIFYTKAPEADYIDACVVSVLQIHATQPLGDILVFLTGQEEIEACQEMLQERVKRLGSKLKELLILPIYANLPSDMQAKIFEPTPPNARKVVLATNIAETSLTIDNIIYVIDPGFAKQNNFNSRTGMETLMVVPISKASANQRAGRAGRVAPGKCFRLYTAWAYKNELEENTVPEIQRINLGNAVLMLKALGINDLLHFDFLDPPPHETLVLALEQLYALGALNHHGELTKLGRRMAEFPVDPMMAKMLLASEKYKCSEEVVTIAAMLSVNGAIFYRPKDKIIHADTARKNFNHMHGDHLSLMQVYNQWAESDYSTQWCYENFIQFRSMKRARDVREQIMGLMQRVEIEMVSALPETTNIRKSITAGYFYHVARLSKGGNYKTVKHNQTVMIHPNSALFEELPRWLLYHELVFTTKEFMRSVIEIDSKWLLEVAPHYYKPKELEDSTNKKMPKTVGRATLTEA
- the LOC131281642 gene encoding cysteine desulfurase, mitochondrial, whose translation is MLSFKARKLVGSWTLQILRSSSIPTRNYGSDKKFSIKDEVLDGRPLYLDAQATTSMDPRVLDAMMPYMTAYYGNPHSRTHAYGWESEDAVEKARSQVASLIGADPKEIVFTSGATESNNISVKGVARFYGAKKKHVITTQTEHKCVLDSCRALEGEGFHVTYLPVESNGLISMEQLEKAITPETSLVSVMSVNNEIGVKQPVSEIGRLCKAKKVFFHTDAAQALGKIPIDVNKMNIDLMSISGHKIYGPKGVGALYVRRRPRVRVEAIQSGGGQERGIRSGTVPTPLAVGLGAACEIASREMEYDHKWVTFLSQRLMDKIYAELPQVIRNGDPVQSYPGCINLSFAYVEGESLLMALKDVALSSGSACTSASLEPSYVLRAIGTDEDLAHSSIRFGIGRFTTIEEVDYTADKCIKHVTRLREMSPLWEMVQEGVDLKSIKWSQH